One region of Candidatus Electrothrix rattekaaiensis genomic DNA includes:
- a CDS encoding DsrE family protein, with protein sequence MQKIVIFAFQINPLCFVHVLLNALSMAEQGLEGKIILEGEAVKLVPEMAESDHFLHKLYTKAKEEGLILGACRVCSNKMGVAESVKAENIPLIGDMSGHPAMAEYIKEGYRIITL encoded by the coding sequence ATGCAGAAAATTGTTATCTTTGCCTTTCAGATCAACCCGTTGTGTTTTGTTCATGTCTTGCTCAATGCTTTGAGTATGGCTGAACAGGGGCTGGAAGGAAAAATTATTTTGGAAGGAGAAGCGGTTAAATTGGTGCCGGAAATGGCAGAATCAGATCATTTTCTCCATAAACTGTATACAAAGGCCAAGGAAGAAGGGCTTATTCTCGGTGCCTGCCGGGTCTGTTCCAATAAGATGGGCGTTGCAGAGTCGGTGAAAGCAGAGAATATTCCGCTGATCGGGGACATGTCGGGGCATCCGGCAATGGCGGAATATATAAAGGAGGGGTATAGGATAATCACTTTGTAG
- a CDS encoding multiheme c-type cytochrome, whose translation MKRKYIGLVMGLAAGLVVAALSFAQAAEKPELLSFKPSNLQWEKTKAKFTAPAISTCAGCHPKQYEEWQGSMHAMAFQDPIYLGELNLAIKAVGKEIAKQCEGCHTPAAFVRGETAELDFDNLSPLAKAGVSCDVCHSIKKFTHWESPSHEPENGSFILSPGRENADGSATLTKYGPFPNYEGCGGGFHECVESPKHLTAELCAGCHHVYHYDKHTPYEFTYGEWKKSLYALNGIQCQDCHMVDLETFKRSADEFIKPKRNDYHHYFNGANFLMYFLGKLKAEKEGDEKLAANLQGKYDMAVGRLQAAAEIEIDPMYDKKGDLYKIRVRVHNRRAGHNLPTSLTAVREMWLEVKITDKKTGKVLIESGYLDENGELDGNTHVFNSEGMDMHETFQIDPWKVVSFAKNDLIPPKGYRDINYTILYPPGEGHELLVHAKLRFRQASQYMAQKLLTNLPDGVDLNEWYGLTEIPTVPVVDMTEQNVTVKSTGEPTKLQTIEHKLKKASTHVENLNKNASLYEKLGGQSAVDGAVALFYRKVLADSRVNGFFKDIDMNRQIRMQRGFLTYAFGGPNNYSGNDLRAVHAPLVEKGLNDSHFDVIIELLGVTLKEMGVEDKLIQQAADVANSVRKEVLNK comes from the coding sequence GCTTGGTAATGGGGTTGGCAGCCGGGTTGGTTGTCGCCGCATTGAGCTTTGCTCAGGCTGCCGAAAAGCCTGAATTGCTTTCTTTTAAACCGTCAAATCTGCAATGGGAAAAAACCAAGGCCAAATTCACTGCGCCAGCCATTTCAACCTGTGCCGGATGTCACCCGAAGCAGTACGAAGAGTGGCAGGGCTCAATGCATGCTATGGCTTTCCAGGATCCGATCTATCTTGGTGAGCTGAATCTGGCTATTAAAGCGGTGGGCAAGGAGATTGCCAAACAGTGTGAGGGCTGTCATACGCCAGCTGCCTTTGTAAGGGGAGAAACAGCAGAGCTGGATTTTGATAATCTCAGCCCGCTGGCCAAGGCCGGTGTTTCCTGTGATGTCTGTCATTCTATTAAGAAATTTACCCATTGGGAGAGTCCCTCCCATGAGCCGGAAAACGGCTCTTTTATCCTTTCTCCGGGCCGAGAAAATGCCGATGGCTCTGCTACCCTGACCAAATACGGCCCTTTCCCCAACTACGAGGGCTGTGGCGGTGGTTTTCATGAATGTGTTGAATCTCCCAAGCATCTGACGGCGGAACTCTGTGCGGGCTGTCATCATGTTTACCATTACGACAAACACACTCCATATGAGTTTACTTATGGTGAGTGGAAGAAGAGTTTATACGCCTTGAACGGTATTCAGTGTCAGGACTGCCACATGGTGGATCTTGAGACCTTTAAACGTTCCGCTGATGAGTTCATCAAGCCGAAACGCAATGACTACCATCATTACTTCAACGGAGCCAACTTCCTGATGTACTTCCTTGGTAAACTCAAGGCCGAGAAAGAGGGAGATGAAAAGCTGGCGGCTAATTTGCAGGGGAAGTACGACATGGCTGTAGGGCGCCTGCAGGCTGCTGCTGAGATTGAAATCGATCCGATGTACGACAAGAAGGGCGATCTGTACAAGATCAGAGTTCGGGTTCATAATCGGCGAGCTGGACACAACCTGCCGACCTCGTTGACCGCTGTTCGCGAGATGTGGCTTGAAGTTAAAATTACGGATAAGAAGACCGGGAAAGTATTGATAGAGAGCGGTTATCTGGATGAAAACGGTGAGCTGGACGGCAACACTCATGTCTTCAACTCCGAGGGGATGGACATGCATGAGACATTTCAGATTGATCCCTGGAAAGTCGTGTCCTTTGCCAAGAACGATCTTATCCCGCCCAAAGGATATCGTGATATTAACTACACGATTCTGTATCCGCCGGGAGAAGGTCATGAGCTGCTTGTTCACGCCAAGCTGCGTTTTCGTCAGGCCAGTCAGTATATGGCTCAAAAACTGCTGACCAATTTGCCGGACGGTGTTGACCTGAACGAGTGGTATGGTCTGACCGAAATCCCGACTGTTCCTGTGGTTGACATGACAGAGCAGAATGTAACGGTCAAGAGCACAGGTGAGCCGACCAAGCTACAAACTATTGAACATAAACTGAAAAAGGCGTCCACGCATGTGGAGAATCTGAATAAAAATGCATCTCTTTATGAGAAGCTTGGCGGACAATCAGCCGTTGACGGGGCGGTTGCGCTTTTTTACAGGAAAGTTCTGGCAGATTCTCGGGTCAATGGTTTTTTCAAAGATATTGATATGAACCGCCAGATAAGGATGCAGAGGGGATTTCTCACCTATGCCTTCGGTGGCCCGAACAATTATTCGGGGAACGATTTGAGAGCTGTTCATGCCCCTCTTGTGGAAAAAGGATTGAATGACTCTCATTTTGATGTTATTATTGAGCTTCTTGGGGTTACCCTGAAAGAAATGGGCGTGGAGGATAAGCTTATTCAGCAGGCGGCTGACGTGGCCAACAGTGTGCGGAAGGAGGTGCTGAATAAATAA
- a CDS encoding 6-phosphofructokinase: MNKIVISTGGGDAPGLNAVIFAVVKSATKLGWEVYGSRHGYMGFLDKDEMVRLMPSDVEGITSTGGTILGTTNKGNPFSMPVKNFADEEKLVDVSGKVMDGFKRMGFDCHIAVGGDGSLEIAHRFAELGMPVVGVPKTIDNDLEATDRTFGFDTAVSTATDALDKLHSTAKSHDRVMVVEVMGRDSGWIALYSGISGGADVVLLPEIPFDMDAVCTKISENELHGKHYSIVVVAEGAKEEGGEVRNRGKGEAGRQEVVLGGIGEWVAEEIRKKIGKDTRSLVLGHLQRGGSPTTFDRLLALRFGAAAVRMAAEGLFDRMVAWTPPTMSAVLLEDAIRCRKQVDLKSDKVLTARSIGICLGDKE; the protein is encoded by the coding sequence ATGAATAAAATAGTGATTTCCACAGGCGGAGGAGATGCACCTGGCCTGAACGCGGTGATTTTTGCGGTAGTGAAATCCGCAACCAAACTCGGCTGGGAGGTCTACGGCAGTCGGCACGGCTATATGGGGTTTCTGGACAAAGATGAGATGGTCCGCCTGATGCCCTCTGATGTTGAAGGAATAACATCTACCGGCGGGACAATCCTCGGCACAACAAATAAGGGAAACCCCTTTTCCATGCCAGTGAAAAATTTTGCTGATGAGGAAAAGCTGGTTGATGTCTCCGGGAAGGTCATGGACGGGTTTAAACGTATGGGCTTTGATTGCCATATCGCTGTCGGCGGTGACGGGAGTTTGGAAATAGCGCATCGTTTCGCGGAATTGGGAATGCCGGTTGTCGGCGTACCCAAAACCATTGATAATGATCTCGAAGCCACAGACCGAACCTTTGGTTTTGACACAGCGGTATCCACAGCGACCGATGCCTTGGATAAACTTCATTCCACAGCCAAATCCCATGATCGGGTCATGGTTGTCGAGGTTATGGGCAGAGATTCCGGTTGGATTGCCCTTTATTCTGGGATATCAGGCGGTGCTGATGTTGTCCTGCTCCCGGAGATCCCCTTTGATATGGATGCGGTCTGCACCAAAATCAGCGAGAACGAGCTGCACGGAAAACATTATTCCATTGTTGTGGTTGCGGAAGGTGCCAAGGAAGAAGGCGGCGAGGTGAGAAATCGCGGCAAGGGAGAGGCCGGACGGCAAGAGGTTGTCCTCGGCGGTATCGGAGAATGGGTGGCCGAGGAAATCAGAAAGAAGATCGGTAAGGATACCCGATCACTGGTTCTCGGTCATCTCCAACGGGGAGGCTCACCGACCACCTTTGATCGCCTGCTGGCCCTTCGTTTCGGGGCGGCTGCTGTGCGTATGGCTGCGGAAGGTTTGTTTGATCGGATGGTGGCCTGGACCCCGCCCACCATGTCAGCCGTCTTATTGGAAGATGCCATCCGCTGCCGGAAACAGGTGGATCTCAAAAGTGATAAGGTACTGACTGCCCGGTCCATCGGTATCTGTCTCGGTGACAAGGAGTAG
- a CDS encoding endonuclease III domain-containing protein, whose amino-acid sequence MVSDELEEIYRRLLAHFGPQHWWPSETPFEVMVGAILTQNTNWQNVEKAIANLKRAGVLSLPAMASLSVEELAEYIRPAGYYNIKAGRLRNLFTMIAEQWDNDLEYLLQQPTSVLREHLLSVKGIGPETADSMVLYAAGQPIFVVDAYTHRILLRHEIISEDYDYFQIQEMFMDSLEENTALFNEYHALLVQVGKHFCKKSKPQCGGCPLAGVGGVEEC is encoded by the coding sequence GTGGTATCGGACGAACTGGAAGAAATCTACCGCCGCCTGCTGGCCCATTTCGGACCCCAGCATTGGTGGCCTAGCGAGACGCCTTTTGAGGTGATGGTGGGCGCAATCCTGACTCAGAACACCAATTGGCAGAACGTGGAAAAGGCCATTGCCAATTTGAAAAGGGCAGGTGTACTCTCCCTGCCTGCGATGGCTTCCCTCAGCGTGGAAGAACTGGCTGAGTATATCCGTCCTGCCGGGTATTATAATATCAAGGCCGGGCGGCTGCGGAATCTCTTTACCATGATAGCGGAACAGTGGGATAACGACTTGGAGTATCTGCTGCAACAGCCAACTTCTGTTCTACGGGAGCACCTGCTCTCTGTTAAGGGAATCGGGCCGGAAACCGCAGACTCTATGGTACTCTACGCTGCTGGCCAGCCGATTTTCGTGGTGGATGCCTACACTCATCGCATCCTGCTGCGCCATGAGATTATTTCCGAGGACTATGATTATTTCCAGATTCAGGAGATGTTTATGGACAGTCTGGAGGAAAACACGGCCTTGTTTAACGAATACCATGCCTTGCTGGTGCAGGTGGGTAAGCATTTCTGTAAAAAGTCTAAGCCACAGTGCGGGGGGTGTCCGCTTGCCGGGGTCGGAGGCGTGGAGGAATGCTAG